The Leucobacter chromiiresistens genome has a window encoding:
- a CDS encoding amidase codes for MTSHASLDAAALGAHYADGTLTPSAVAEDVIARVESREPELNALYLFDAAQVRADAAASTERWRTGAPLSPFDGVPATVKENIARAGQPKPAGTAIPNPPIAAQNAPATDRLLEAGAIIVGSTTMPDWGMLSSGVSSLHGITRGALNPAHTSGGSSAGAGTAAAAGYGPFHIGTDIGGSIRLPGSWQGLTALKPSEGLIPLDAPYVGRVAGPMTRTAADAMRLMSIVARPDPRDYLTRPYAEMDWTPEPLSPAGLRVGLQLDAGSGLPVEPETRAIIESAAARFADAGATVETLDPFVPAAVLEGLVNFWRSRSFADYEALSAEDRAVVLPFIAEWCIAGAEFSAAQTVRNRGMIEEMARLTRAATQPFDLVLSPVTPVAAFPAEDPMPILDPLETMGHISFTAPYNMSGQPAVSIGAGVQRDGRTVGLQIASGIGSDDRLMRVALWFEGARGGDAEIDWTQVA; via the coding sequence ATGACCTCGCACGCCTCCCTCGACGCCGCCGCGCTCGGCGCGCACTACGCCGACGGCACCCTCACCCCCAGCGCCGTCGCCGAAGACGTCATCGCCCGCGTCGAGTCGCGCGAGCCCGAGCTCAACGCGCTCTACCTGTTCGACGCGGCGCAGGTGCGGGCCGACGCCGCCGCCTCGACCGAGCGCTGGCGCACCGGCGCGCCGCTGAGCCCGTTCGACGGCGTGCCCGCGACGGTGAAGGAGAACATCGCCCGCGCCGGGCAGCCGAAGCCCGCGGGCACCGCGATCCCGAACCCGCCGATCGCTGCGCAGAACGCCCCCGCCACCGACCGGCTGCTCGAGGCCGGGGCGATCATCGTGGGCTCCACGACGATGCCCGACTGGGGCATGCTCTCCTCGGGCGTCTCGAGCCTCCACGGCATCACGCGCGGCGCGCTGAACCCGGCGCACACCTCGGGCGGGTCGAGCGCCGGCGCCGGCACGGCCGCGGCGGCCGGGTACGGACCGTTCCACATCGGCACCGACATCGGCGGGTCGATCCGCCTCCCCGGATCCTGGCAGGGGCTCACGGCGCTCAAGCCCAGCGAGGGGCTCATCCCGCTCGACGCCCCCTACGTGGGCCGCGTCGCCGGGCCGATGACGCGCACCGCCGCCGACGCGATGCGGCTCATGTCGATCGTCGCGCGCCCCGACCCCCGCGACTACCTCACGCGCCCCTACGCCGAGATGGACTGGACGCCCGAGCCGCTCTCCCCCGCCGGCCTGCGCGTCGGGCTGCAGCTCGACGCCGGCTCGGGCCTGCCGGTCGAGCCCGAGACGCGGGCGATCATCGAGAGCGCCGCCGCCCGGTTCGCAGACGCCGGCGCGACGGTCGAGACGCTCGACCCGTTCGTGCCCGCCGCGGTGCTCGAGGGGCTCGTGAACTTCTGGCGCAGCCGATCCTTCGCCGACTACGAGGCGCTCAGCGCGGAGGATCGCGCCGTCGTGCTCCCCTTCATCGCGGAGTGGTGCATCGCCGGCGCCGAGTTCTCGGCCGCGCAGACCGTGCGCAACCGCGGCATGATCGAGGAGATGGCGCGCCTCACGCGCGCCGCGACCCAGCCGTTCGACCTCGTGCTCTCGCCCGTCACGCCGGTGGCCGCATTCCCCGCCGAAGACCCGATGCCCATTCTCGACCCGCTCGAGACGATGGGGCACATCTCCTTCACGGCGCCCTACAACATGTCGGGGCAGCCCGCCGTCTCGATCGGAGCGGGCGTGCAGCGCGACGGGCGCACCGTCGGCCTGCAGATCGCCTCCGGCATCGGCAGCGACGACCGGCTGATGCGGGTCGCGCTCTGGTTCGAGGGCGCGCGCGGCGGCGACGCCGAGATCGACTGGACGCAGGTGGCCTGA
- a CDS encoding dipeptide ABC transporter ATP-binding protein, with the protein MHTELTASHAERTDLLLRVDDLNVRTPYRTLVSDFSLHMAHGERIGLIGESGSGKSMTTTALLGLLPNGVTADGSVEIDGYAGNLLRAPESDLMKLRGNDMAMVFQEPLTALNPLMRAGDQVAEIMLQHKLAPNKSEAHRRAVEMLDAVHLPDPAQAARAYPHQLSGGQRQRVMLAMALANDPSLLLCDEPTTALDVTVQRQVLDLILELVRERGTGLLFITHDLAVVANMCTRVLVMNNGVVVEEGTTEDVFTRPTHPYTRGLLAASDLDAVDADGRLFTVATAQEYVPPTLDAETAAEAPGAHAAEAGGAHAAEAAGAHAAGPAFTDPAPAAPRAAAPEAPRATAEAPRATAEPVMRVTDLVRTYTRGRTSLLKPAPEVHALKGISFEVPEGGRLGVVGESGSGKSTLLRILAGLDQPTSGSAVVAGNEVKGAKEAQLRALRQNLQIVFQDPMGSLDPRMTVEQIISEPLLVPGRGETAADRKRMVAEMLEAVGLPASSAERFPHQFSGGQRQRISIARALICRPRVVVADEPVSALDVSVRAQVLNLLADLVDEYGLTLVFVSHDLNVVRYLCDSVIVMQSGEIVEAGETETVYRSPQHPYTRRLIDSSLTLRQELAHTA; encoded by the coding sequence ATGCACACCGAACTCACCGCCTCGCACGCCGAGCGCACCGACCTGCTGCTGCGGGTCGACGACCTGAACGTGCGCACGCCGTACCGCACCCTCGTCTCCGACTTCTCTCTCCACATGGCGCACGGCGAGCGGATCGGCCTCATCGGCGAATCCGGATCGGGCAAGTCGATGACCACGACGGCGCTGCTCGGCCTGCTCCCCAACGGCGTCACCGCCGACGGATCGGTCGAGATCGACGGCTACGCCGGCAATCTGCTGCGAGCCCCCGAGTCCGACCTCATGAAGCTGCGCGGCAACGACATGGCGATGGTGTTCCAGGAGCCCCTCACCGCACTGAACCCGCTGATGCGCGCCGGTGACCAGGTGGCCGAGATCATGCTGCAGCACAAGCTCGCGCCCAACAAGTCGGAGGCGCACCGCCGCGCCGTCGAAATGCTCGACGCAGTGCACCTGCCCGACCCGGCGCAGGCCGCGCGCGCGTACCCGCACCAGCTCTCGGGCGGGCAGCGGCAGCGCGTCATGCTCGCCATGGCGCTCGCCAACGATCCATCGCTGCTGCTCTGCGACGAGCCGACCACCGCGCTCGACGTGACCGTGCAGCGCCAGGTGCTCGATCTCATCCTCGAGCTCGTGCGCGAGCGGGGCACGGGCCTGCTGTTCATCACCCACGACCTCGCAGTGGTGGCGAACATGTGCACGCGCGTGCTCGTCATGAACAACGGCGTCGTGGTCGAGGAGGGCACCACGGAAGACGTGTTCACCCGCCCGACCCACCCCTACACGCGCGGGCTGCTCGCCGCATCGGACCTCGACGCGGTCGACGCCGACGGGCGCCTCTTCACCGTGGCGACGGCGCAGGAGTACGTGCCGCCGACCCTCGACGCCGAGACCGCGGCGGAGGCCCCAGGCGCTCACGCCGCCGAGGCCGGGGGCGCTCACGCCGCGGAGGCCGCGGGCGCGCACGCCGCCGGCCCCGCATTCACCGACCCCGCACCCGCCGCACCGCGCGCAGCCGCCCCCGAGGCGCCGCGTGCCACCGCCGAGGCGCCGCGTGCCACCGCCGAGCCGGTGATGCGCGTCACCGACCTCGTGCGCACCTACACGCGCGGCCGCACCAGCCTCTTGAAGCCGGCGCCCGAGGTGCACGCGCTCAAGGGCATCTCCTTCGAGGTGCCCGAGGGCGGCCGGCTGGGGGTCGTCGGCGAGTCGGGATCCGGCAAGTCGACCCTGCTGCGCATCCTCGCCGGCCTCGACCAGCCCACCTCGGGCAGCGCCGTCGTCGCGGGCAACGAGGTCAAGGGCGCCAAGGAGGCGCAGCTGCGCGCGCTGCGCCAGAACCTCCAGATCGTGTTCCAGGATCCCATGGGCTCGCTCGACCCCCGCATGACGGTCGAGCAGATCATCTCAGAGCCGCTGCTCGTTCCCGGTCGCGGGGAGACCGCAGCCGATCGCAAGCGCATGGTCGCGGAGATGCTGGAGGCCGTGGGGCTGCCCGCGTCATCCGCCGAACGCTTCCCCCACCAGTTCTCGGGCGGCCAGCGGCAGCGCATCTCGATCGCCCGCGCGCTCATCTGCCGGCCCCGCGTGGTCGTCGCCGACGAACCGGTCAGCGCGCTCGACGTCTCCGTGCGCGCCCAGGTGCTCAACCTGCTCGCCGACCTCGTCGACGAGTACGGGCTGACGCTCGTCTTCGTGTCGCACGACCTCAACGTCGTGCGGTACCTCTGCGACTCGGTGATCGTGATGCAGTCGGGCGAGATCGTGGAGGCGGGCGAGACCGAGACGGTGTACCGATCGCCGCAGCACCCGTACACGAGGCGGCTCATCGACTCCTCGCTGACGCTGCGCCAGGAGCTCGCCCACACCGCGTAG
- a CDS encoding ABC transporter permease, which produces MSTQQVPTPPAQAPRTSAISAPGNASTSVVSKPGRRRLSATLLIGLILIGLVALAAIVSFFWTPYDPTQAMPADRLQGSSLAHLMGTDKYGRDVFSAMLYGARITLFVGVISVGIAIVIGTPLGILAGIRGGWIEEVIMRASDIALAFPALLLAIMFSAVFGASTLTAMVAIGIATIPGFARVARSGTLQVMTTEYVLAARAASQSRFRIALRHVLPNIIGMVVVQSSVSFALAVLAEAGLSFLGLGTPPPTPSWGRMLQESQQFLGTEPMLAVWPGIAIAIAVMGFNLLGDGLRDRFDPKLNGSRG; this is translated from the coding sequence ATGAGCACGCAACAGGTTCCCACCCCACCCGCGCAGGCCCCGCGCACCAGCGCGATCAGCGCTCCGGGCAACGCCTCCACGAGCGTCGTGTCGAAGCCGGGCAGGCGCCGGCTGTCGGCCACGCTGCTCATCGGGCTGATCCTCATCGGCCTCGTCGCCCTCGCCGCCATCGTGTCGTTCTTCTGGACTCCCTACGATCCGACGCAGGCGATGCCCGCGGATCGCCTGCAGGGATCGAGCCTCGCCCACCTCATGGGCACCGACAAGTACGGCCGCGACGTGTTCTCCGCCATGCTCTACGGCGCGCGCATCACCCTCTTCGTGGGGGTCATCTCGGTCGGCATCGCCATCGTGATCGGCACGCCGCTCGGCATCCTCGCCGGCATCCGCGGCGGCTGGATCGAAGAGGTCATCATGCGCGCCTCCGACATCGCCCTCGCGTTCCCCGCGCTGCTGCTCGCCATCATGTTCAGCGCCGTCTTCGGCGCCTCGACGCTGACGGCGATGGTCGCCATCGGCATCGCGACGATCCCCGGCTTCGCCCGCGTCGCCCGCTCGGGCACGCTCCAGGTCATGACGACCGAGTACGTGCTCGCGGCCCGTGCGGCGAGCCAGTCGCGATTCCGGATCGCCCTGCGCCACGTGCTCCCCAACATCATCGGCATGGTCGTCGTGCAGTCCTCCGTCTCGTTCGCGCTCGCCGTGCTCGCGGAGGCCGGCCTGAGCTTCCTCGGTCTGGGCACCCCGCCGCCCACCCCGTCGTGGGGGCGCATGCTGCAGGAGTCGCAGCAGTTCCTCGGCACCGAGCCGATGCTCGCCGTCTGGCCGGGCATCGCCATCGCCATCGCGGTCATGGGCTTCAACCTGCTGGGTGACGGCCTGCGAGACCGCTTCGATCCGAAACTGAACGGGAGCCGCGGCTGA
- a CDS encoding ABC transporter permease produces the protein MAIRILINLARFAVTYVVATVVVFLFMRLIPGDPAQIALGVNATPELLEQTRAEFGTDRPLIVQYFEWFGGLLTGDFGTSYVTRTDISPMVLDRVQVSLILVLTAMVVALLVAIPLGTWAAVKHRNFSGVAIGLGSQIGVAVPGFLAGILLVIVFAVGLGWLPANGWTAPAVDFGDFIRRLILPVVALASVQGAILTRYVRSAVLEVMSEDYLRTARAKGLSKNGALLKHGLRNAAIPVITVTGVQIAALIIGAVVIERVFVIPGLGSMLLDAVGNRDMLTVQSVVMVLVAITLILNLVVDVLYTLIDPRLRRSA, from the coding sequence ATGGCCATACGGATCCTGATCAACCTCGCGAGATTCGCGGTGACCTACGTCGTCGCCACGGTCGTCGTGTTCCTCTTCATGCGCCTGATCCCGGGCGACCCCGCCCAGATCGCGCTCGGCGTCAACGCCACCCCCGAACTGCTCGAGCAGACCCGGGCCGAGTTCGGCACCGACCGCCCCCTGATCGTGCAGTACTTCGAATGGTTCGGCGGGCTCCTCACCGGCGACTTCGGCACCTCGTACGTGACGCGCACCGACATCAGCCCCATGGTGCTCGACCGCGTGCAGGTCAGCCTCATCCTGGTGCTCACCGCGATGGTCGTCGCCCTGCTCGTCGCGATCCCGCTCGGCACCTGGGCGGCCGTCAAGCACCGCAACTTCTCGGGCGTCGCCATCGGCCTCGGCTCGCAGATCGGCGTCGCCGTACCCGGCTTCCTCGCGGGCATCCTGCTCGTCATCGTCTTCGCCGTCGGCCTCGGCTGGCTCCCCGCGAACGGGTGGACGGCCCCGGCGGTCGACTTCGGCGACTTCATACGCCGCCTGATCCTGCCCGTCGTCGCGCTCGCCTCCGTGCAGGGCGCGATCCTCACCCGCTACGTGCGCTCCGCCGTGCTCGAGGTGATGAGCGAGGACTACCTCCGCACCGCCCGCGCCAAGGGCCTCAGCAAGAACGGCGCGCTCCTCAAGCACGGCCTGCGCAACGCCGCCATCCCGGTCATCACGGTGACGGGCGTGCAGATCGCCGCGCTCATCATCGGCGCCGTGGTCATCGAGCGCGTGTTCGTGATCCCGGGGCTCGGCTCGATGCTGCTCGACGCCGTCGGCAATCGCGACATGCTGACCGTGCAGTCCGTCGTGATGGTGCTCGTCGCCATCACCCTGATCCTCAACCTCGTCGTCGATGTGCTCTACACGCTCATCGATCCGCGTCTGCGAAGGAGCGCCTAG
- a CDS encoding ABC transporter substrate-binding protein: protein MMRRKNAILTTAALATAATLGLAGCSAGAGNSSSDGGETPTTATIALTGTPTNLDFTTTAGSAIPQALMSNVYEGLVELDQSGEIQPLLASEWTVSDDRKTYTFTLQEGVTFSNGDEFTADDVKFSFDRVKTDWVSSLKAKMDVVDSVEVVSPTEVAVTLTKPSNAWLFSLATPVGAIFSEDGVDDLANTPVGTGPYAVESWTPNESLVFDTRDDYWGEAPGVEQVTLRYFADATATTNALQTGDVDAIANLQAPELLSSFESDDKFVVTTGTSSGEVSLSLNNKAAPFDDVRVRQAVLYALDKQAILDTAWNGYGSLVATYAAPTDPYYEDLNDAYPYDPEKAKELLQEAGQENLDITFTVPTRPYAQAVSEIVVSQLKDVGINATIESSEFPAVWLDEVFTKHDYQMTTVLAVEARDILTVFNDPNYYIGYDNSKIAPIAEEADAADEEGYVAGMKQVAEQIVDDAASGVLFLFPNITVAKADLQGMPENAIIEALDLTNLSWN, encoded by the coding sequence ATGATGCGACGTAAGAATGCGATTCTCACCACGGCCGCACTCGCGACCGCGGCCACCCTCGGCCTCGCAGGCTGCTCCGCGGGCGCCGGCAACAGCTCGTCCGACGGCGGAGAGACCCCCACCACGGCGACCATCGCCCTCACCGGCACGCCCACCAACCTCGACTTCACGACGACGGCGGGATCCGCGATCCCGCAGGCACTCATGTCGAACGTGTACGAGGGCCTCGTCGAGCTCGACCAGTCGGGCGAGATCCAGCCGCTGCTCGCAAGCGAATGGACCGTCAGCGACGACCGCAAGACCTACACCTTCACCCTGCAGGAGGGCGTCACGTTCTCGAACGGCGACGAGTTCACCGCCGACGACGTGAAGTTCAGCTTCGACCGCGTGAAGACCGACTGGGTGTCGAGCCTCAAGGCGAAGATGGACGTCGTCGACAGCGTCGAGGTCGTCTCGCCGACCGAGGTCGCCGTCACCCTGACCAAGCCCTCCAACGCCTGGCTCTTCAGCCTCGCCACGCCCGTCGGCGCGATCTTCTCCGAGGACGGGGTCGACGACCTCGCGAACACGCCGGTCGGCACCGGGCCCTACGCCGTCGAATCGTGGACGCCGAACGAGAGCCTCGTCTTCGACACGCGCGACGACTACTGGGGCGAGGCGCCCGGCGTCGAGCAGGTCACCCTGCGCTACTTCGCCGACGCGACCGCCACCACCAACGCCCTGCAGACCGGCGACGTCGACGCGATCGCGAACCTGCAGGCCCCCGAGCTGCTCTCGAGCTTCGAATCCGACGACAAGTTCGTCGTGACGACGGGCACGTCGAGCGGCGAGGTGTCGCTCTCGCTGAACAACAAGGCGGCGCCCTTCGACGACGTGCGCGTGCGCCAGGCGGTGCTGTACGCCCTCGACAAGCAGGCGATCCTCGACACCGCGTGGAACGGCTACGGCTCGCTCGTCGCGACCTACGCCGCGCCCACCGACCCGTACTACGAGGATCTCAACGACGCCTACCCCTACGACCCCGAGAAGGCGAAGGAGCTGCTGCAGGAGGCCGGCCAGGAGAACCTCGACATCACCTTCACCGTGCCGACCCGCCCCTACGCGCAGGCCGTCTCCGAGATCGTGGTCTCGCAGCTCAAGGACGTGGGCATCAACGCCACCATCGAGTCCTCCGAGTTCCCGGCGGTGTGGCTCGACGAGGTCTTCACGAAGCACGACTACCAGATGACCACCGTGCTCGCCGTGGAGGCCCGCGACATCCTCACGGTCTTCAACGACCCGAACTACTACATCGGCTACGACAACTCGAAGATCGCTCCGATCGCCGAGGAGGCGGACGCCGCCGATGAGGAGGGCTACGTCGCGGGCATGAAGCAGGTCGCCGAGCAGATCGTCGACGACGCCGCATCGGGCGTGCTCTTCCTCTTCCCGAACATCACGGTCGCGAAGGCGGATCTCCAGGGCATGCCCGAGAACGCCATCATCGAGGCGCTCGACCTCACCAACCTCAGCTGGAACTGA